The proteins below are encoded in one region of Oryzias melastigma strain HK-1 linkage group LG9, ASM292280v2, whole genome shotgun sequence:
- the LOC112148557 gene encoding kinesin-like protein KIF27, translating to MTEECVCVAVRVRPLLAREVLNRHQVCVRVVPGSAQVMLGSDRLFSFDHAFGPTSSQDEVFESCVQPLVESCVQGFNATVFCYGQTGSGKTFTLGGGQQDEDGGIVDRVVQEVFRLLQEKKKNNEGLDTRVRVSYVELYREELRDLLELQNIHKELHIREDERGNTVVVGVKEMVVTSTEELLSIVETGNALRHTGPTAMNEHSSRSHTILTLHIDICCRGSSTPPTNYSQSSKLRLVDLAGSERSGKTGNTGTRLKETAHINTGLLALGNVIRALTDSRRGNSCTNTYIPYRDAKITRLLRDSLGGTAHTLMVACVSPSHHYVAETLNVLQFASKARHIRNCPGATTPQSESKFCHTAWHPDEAQLEELKYEVQTLRGLLEEKERDVKVDKQKTQDKEKNNFKESSQTQIPEPDNPDESTTYYLLAREAADMLPELYSISLSLSFRQRLQDWQERFKAASQQCQTDDGDRPLRAKEEKAEEEQTEQPHKNMIKLRKELYKYKGLLHTKEQLIQERDVKLIEVQQKVEQLLQENRVHQMTSEEEKERSRIKTEQLVNMEVLMNQLRSNSMTHLGGVSGAPAEEQSPASSAKRPHSVPLVRHSCFYRPPRKIHSSPPTYSLERVMAAFKMRGQLLLAEVEERDEVYCPFVKQQAGGRGGDEERKEEEEEEDNGSLTGRNRVSHSLNRTWTTSQRKTALKEKSSVRAQRNDGDPDTQLSQTAKDIVEGEFIKSNTRNARRAGATERRIHDLSVSMRMKEELIRELQKTEKGALAARRHVQHSGEGREVDVLARLSMQNQQVCSEVYQSLQHMRLQRAQLQSSLRETSNRNKEVQQNGEKGAKVLTIYTNDQKRESNQMLQEISWLEEEEEQVLQKRVEMQELEEELRRREEVLQQRETCLQQKRSLETKILHSSQSLSQDLLRVSLRLECVEEQLQSSSFTREGGGDTIEELVKERDMLKKKRDVLDAQLRDNRGLSVEEEYSLLQLEEAIEALDAALEFKNKSIQSRRDHLPQSSEPAQLCSVVRKLKKLSAAEAVELLILYFHKVVSLREAERRLRLRCEELELHAGEQEVALRQKEAGIQRLVLDAERRLTEQQKEHQSNLQELLQKLNECSRGETPQATQDRLQFLEKELFFYKSSSRQLKKKLKEFFVDGQAANTQPSSSQEHRKIQLTQMQKNDLKPNYLDKVQSGAHVTTTHTKINSDSGMHRGSDPNRSAHQAEVYTKTPFSSSDCKDLPKPKTTDQIPTGSKVSSAKGQSDETSKLTPVRLCRRELRQICTADSRLSGAATRGNQSVSSSTESMLEDSIEMLRKTHR from the exons ATGACTGAggagtgtgtctgtgtggcGGTCCGGGTCCGACCGCTGCTCGCCAGAGAAGTCCTCAACCGTCACCAGGTGTGTGTGCGCGTGGTTCCGGGCTCGGCCCAGGTGATGCTCGGCTCGGACCGACTCTTCTCCTTTGACCACGCGTTTGGACCGACATCCAGCCAGGACGAGGTGTTCGAGTCCTGCGTCCAGCCCTTGGTGGAGTCCTGCGTCCAGGGCTTCAACGCAACTGTGTTCTGTTACGGACAAACTGGGTCAGGCAAGACGTTCACGCTGGGAGGAGGACAGCAAG ATGAAGATGGCGGGATTGTTGATCGTGTGGTGCAGGAGGTGTTCCGACTCctccaggaaaaaaagaagaacaacgAGGGCCTGGACACCAGAGTGAGAGTCTCGTATGTGGAGCTGTACAGGGAAGAACTCAGAGACCTGCTGGAGCTCCAAAACATCCACAAAGAACTTCATATCAGAGAAGACGAGAGGGGAAACACAG TGGTGGTTGGAGTCAAAGAGATGGTCGTCACGTCAACAGAGGAGCTGCTCAGCATTGTAGAGACGGGAAATGCCCTGCGCCACACCGGTCCCACGGCGATGAACGAACACTCCAGTCGCTCTCACACCATTCTCACTCTCCACATTGACATCTGTTGCCGTGGTAGCAGCACCCCTCCAACAAACTACAGCCAATCCTCCAAACTCCGCCTGGTGGACCTCGCCGGCTCTGAACGGTCTGGGAAAACTGGAAACACTGGGACACGGCTCAAAGAGACTGCTCACATCAACACAGGCCTGCTCGCTCTGGGGAACGTCATCCGTGCTCTCACTGACAGTCGCCGTGGAAACAGCTGCACTAACACTTATATTCCATACCGTGACGCCAAGATCACTCGCCTGCTTCGAGATTCTCTGGGAGGCACGGcccacacactgatggtggcgtGCGTTAGCCCCTCCCATCACTATGTTGCAGAGACGCTGAATGTTCTCCAGTTTGCATCAAAGGCTCGACACATCCGCAACTGTCCGGGAGCCACGACCCCTCAGTCAGAGAGTAAATTCTGTCACACAGCCTGGCACCCCGATGAGGCTCAGCTAGAAGAGCTGAAGTATGAAGTCCAAACACTGAGAGGGCtcctggaggagaaggagagggaCGTTAAGGTGGACAAGCAGAAGACACAAGATAAAGAGAAGAACAATTTTAAGGAATCAAGTCAGACACAAATACCTGAACCAGATAACCCAGATGAAAGCACAACGTACTACCTTTTGGCTCGTGAAGCTGCAGACATGCTTCCAGAGCTCtacagcatttctttaagtcTTTCATTTAGGCAGAGACTACAAGATTGGCAGGAAAGATTCAAAGCTGCGAGTCAACAATGTCAAACAGATGATGGAGACCGTCCACTGAGAGCGAAGGAGGAAAAGGCAGAAGAGGAGCAAACAGAGCAACcccacaaaaatatgatcaaactCAGAAAAGAACTCTACAAATACAAG GGATTGCTTCACACAAAAGAGCAGCTCATTCAAGAGAGAGATGTCAAACTAATAGAGGTGCAGCAGAAAGTTGAGCAACTTCTTCAGGAAAACAGAGTCCACCAGATGACCTCTGAGGAAGAAAAGGAACGTTCCAGAATAAAG ACAGAGCAACTGGTGAACATGGAAGTTCTGATGAACCAGCTTCGCAGTAACTCCATGACCCATCTTGGGGGAGTTTCAGGAGCCCCTGCAGAAGAACAATCTCCTGCATCTTCAGCTAAAAGACCTCACAGTGTCCCGCTGGTCAGGCACAGCTGTTTTTACCGTCCTCCCAGAAAG ATTCATTCCAGTCCACCAACCTACTCACTGGAGAGGGTGATGGCAGCTTTCAAGATGCGTGGCCAGCTTCTGCTGGCCGAGGTAGAGGAGAGGGATGAAGTGTACTGTCCGTTCGTTAAGCAACAAGCAGGAGGTCGAGGTGGAGATGAAGAaaggaaagaggaagaggaggaagaagataATGGCAGTCTGACTGGCAGAAATAGAGTCAG TCATTCCTTAAATAGAACATGGACCACCAGTCAGAGGAAAACAGccctgaaagaaaaaagctcagTCCGAGCTCAAAGAAATGATGGAGACCCTGACACACAGCTGTCTCAGACAGCCAAAG ATATAGTGGAAGGGGAATTCATTAAAAGCAACACGAGGAATGCCAGGAGAGCCGGTGCCACGGAGAGAAGGATACACGATCTGTCAGTCAGCATGCGCATGAAGGAGGAGCTCATCAGAGAACTTCAGAAAActg AAAAGGGAGCCCTTGCAGCCCGCAGACATGTCCAGCACAGCGGTGAGGGGAGAGAAGTCGACGTGTTGGCAAGACTTTCCATGCAAAACCAGCAGGTGTGCTCAGAGGTGTACCAGAGCCTGCAGCACATGAGGCTGCAGAGAGCTCAGCTTCAGAGCAGCCTCAGAGAGACCAGTAACAGGAATAAagaggtgcaacaaaatggG GAAAAAGGTGCAAAGGTTTTGACTATTTACACAAATGATCAAAAGAGAGAATCCAACCAAATG CTGCAAGAGATAAGTTGGCTcgaagaggaggaagaacaaGTCCTTCAGAAAAGAGTGGAGATGCAGGAGCTGGAAGAAGAGttgaggaggagagaggaggtgCTGCAACAGCGGGAAACCTGTCTTCAACAGAAAAGAAGTCTGGAAACCAAGATTCTACATTCCAGTCAA AGTTTGAGTCAAGACTTGCTACGTGTGTCCCTGAGGTTGGAATGTGTGGAGGAGCAActccagagcagcagcttcacgAGGGAGGGTGGAGGAGATACCATAGAGGAACTAGTGAAGGAAAGAGATATGCTTAAAAAGAAGAGAGACGTTCTGGACGCCCAGCTTAGAGACAACAGAGGACTCTCTGTGGAG GAGGAGTATTCCCTTCTACAGCTGGAGGAAGCAATTGAAGCTCTTGATGCAGCTCTGGAGTTTAAAAACAAGTCAATCCAGAGCAGGCGGGATCATCTGCCTCAAAGCTCCGAACCTGCCCAGCTCTGCAGTGTCGTCAGGAAGCTCAAGAAGCTCTCTGCTGCTGAGGCTGTGGAGCTTCTCATCCTTTATTTCCACAAG GTTGTTAGTCTGCGAGAGGCAGAGCGCCGTTTACGCTTGCGCTGTGAAGAGCTGGAGTTGCATGCTGGGGAACAAGAGGTGGCGCTCAGGCAGAAGGAGGCTGGCATCCAGCGTCTGGTCCTCGATGCAGAACGCAGGCTCACAGAGCAGCAAAAAGAACACCAGAGCAACCTTCAGGAACTGCTACAGAAACTTAACG AATGTTCTCGTGGAGAAACGCCACAGGCAACACAAGACAGACTGCAGTTCTTGGAGAAAGAGCTGTTTTTCTACAAAAGCTCCAGCCGGCAGCTGAAGAAGAAACTCAAAGAGTTTTTTGTTGATGGCCAAGCCGCAAATACCCAACCTTCATCGTCACAAGAGCACAGGAAAATCCAGTTgacacaaatgcagaaaaatgatttaaaacccAATTATTTAGATAAGGTACAGTCAGGAGCACATGTtaccacaacacacacaaaaataaactctgaCTCAGGGATGCATAGAGGTTCTGATCCAAACAGAAGTGCACACCAAGCTGAAGTGTACACCAAAACTCCATTTTCATCTTCTGACTGCAAAGATCtcccaaaaccaaaaacaactgATCAAATTCCCACAGGTTCCAAAGTGAGCAGTGCTAAAGGTCAATCTGATGAAACCTCAAAGTTGACCCCTGTCAGATTATGTCGCAGGGAGCTGAGGCAGATTTGTACAGCTGATTCTCGCCTTTCTGGTGCTGCCACAAGAGGGAACCAGTctgtcagcagcagcacagagtCGATGTTAGAAGATTCCATAGAGATGCTCAGAAAAACTCACaggtaa
- the gkap1 gene encoding G kinase-anchoring protein 1 isoform X1, with amino-acid sequence MLLRVSFAMASSAMITVPTTASRFALLQIDSDSDSEVSESGKSNAKNVRESSGKPRQGKAGAAAGKAAQGSDKKKDKKKKRKEQQQSEANELRNLAFKKIPQKSCAPPPCMSLSGIANELLNPAIGDHSTNSEGWQQWKQRDEQMTTELYEADLEKALILSKLEYEQQKQCVVILQSNTNTASPKSRGGKESGGKKDKKKNQQSKDKKTVSLQDFQADGSTEQLSRRQEDTRVANPALGVGQEERFFNKLEDDVSRIVQREKRREQFTGSQGQEVSTSTEHEPDPRAEQLKYELEKKDQEINKLKKTISQWEVKYKEVKARNAQLLKMLQQGEMKDKAEILLQVEELLHIKEELSSQVTLLHAALEQERSKVKGLQSEQPKHQGNKRGKRGSEAES; translated from the exons ATG TTACTCCGGGTTTCCTTCGCCATGGCATCCTCTGCAATGATCACCGTCCCGACCACCGCCTCCCGGTTCGCCCTGCTTCAAATCGACTCGGATTCGGATTCCGAGGTGTCCGAGTCGGGGAAGTCGAACGCTAAAAACGTACGGGAGTCCTCTGGAAAGCCCCGGCAAGGTAAAGCAGGAGCAGCCGCAGGTAAGGCTGCTCAGGGCAGTGACAAgaagaaagacaagaaaaagaagagaaaggagcagcagcagagtgagGCAAACGAG CTGCGTAATCTGGCCTTCAAAAAGATTCCTCAGAAGTCTTGTGCCCCGCCGCCCTGTATGAGCCTGTCAGGAATAGCCAATGAACTTCTTAACCCGGCGATAGGGGACCACAGCACAAATTCAGAGGGGTGGCAGCAGTGGAAACAGAGAGATGAACag atGACTACAGAACTGTATGAGGCAGATTTGGAGAAGGCTTTGATCTTGAGTAAACTGGAGtatgaacaacaaaaacag TGTGTTGTCATCCTGcagagcaacacaaacacagcctCACCAAAATCACGAGGGGGAAAAGAGAGCGGAGGGAAGAAGGACAAAAAGAAGAACCAGcaatcaaaagacaaaaagacgGTTTCTCTGCAGGACTTTCAGGCTGACGGCAGCACAG AACAATTAAGTAGAAGACAAGAG GACACTAGAGTGGCAAACCCAGCACTGGGAGTCGGTCAGGAGGAGCGTTTCTTTAACAAACTGGAAGATGATGTAAGTCGTATCGTCCAGAGAGAGAAGAGACGTGAGCAGTTCACCGGCAGCCAAGGACAGGAAGTCAGCACCTCTACAGAGCACGAACCG GACCCACGAGCAGAACAGTTGAAATACGAGCTGGAGAAGAAAGACCAGGAGATCAACAAGCTAAAGAAAACCATCTCACAGTGGGAG GTGAAATATAAAGAGGTGAAAGCAAGAAATGCTCAACTACTTAAGATGCTGCAACAAGGAGAGA TGAAAGATAAAGCAGAAATTCTCCTACAGGTGGAAGAACTTCTGCATATTAAAGAAGAACTGTCATCACAg GTAACACTATTACATGCTGCTCTTGAACAAGAAAGATCTAAAGTTAAAGGGCTCCAATCAGAACAACCAAAACATCAG GGTAACAAGAGGGGGAAAAGAGGCTCTGAGGCAGAATCATAA
- the gkap1 gene encoding G kinase-anchoring protein 1 isoform X2, with protein sequence MLLRVSFAMASSAMITVPTTASRFALLQIDSDSDSEVSESGKSNAKNVRESSGKPRQGKAGAAAGKAAQGSDKKKDKKKKRKEQQQSEANELRNLAFKKIPQKSCAPPPCMSLSGIANELLNPAIGDHSTNSEGWQQWKQRDEQMTTELYEADLEKALILSKLEYEQQKQSNTNTASPKSRGGKESGGKKDKKKNQQSKDKKTVSLQDFQADGSTEQLSRRQEDTRVANPALGVGQEERFFNKLEDDVSRIVQREKRREQFTGSQGQEVSTSTEHEPDPRAEQLKYELEKKDQEINKLKKTISQWEVKYKEVKARNAQLLKMLQQGEMKDKAEILLQVEELLHIKEELSSQVTLLHAALEQERSKVKGLQSEQPKHQGNKRGKRGSEAES encoded by the exons ATG TTACTCCGGGTTTCCTTCGCCATGGCATCCTCTGCAATGATCACCGTCCCGACCACCGCCTCCCGGTTCGCCCTGCTTCAAATCGACTCGGATTCGGATTCCGAGGTGTCCGAGTCGGGGAAGTCGAACGCTAAAAACGTACGGGAGTCCTCTGGAAAGCCCCGGCAAGGTAAAGCAGGAGCAGCCGCAGGTAAGGCTGCTCAGGGCAGTGACAAgaagaaagacaagaaaaagaagagaaaggagcagcagcagagtgagGCAAACGAG CTGCGTAATCTGGCCTTCAAAAAGATTCCTCAGAAGTCTTGTGCCCCGCCGCCCTGTATGAGCCTGTCAGGAATAGCCAATGAACTTCTTAACCCGGCGATAGGGGACCACAGCACAAATTCAGAGGGGTGGCAGCAGTGGAAACAGAGAGATGAACag atGACTACAGAACTGTATGAGGCAGATTTGGAGAAGGCTTTGATCTTGAGTAAACTGGAGtatgaacaacaaaaacag agcaacacaaacacagcctCACCAAAATCACGAGGGGGAAAAGAGAGCGGAGGGAAGAAGGACAAAAAGAAGAACCAGcaatcaaaagacaaaaagacgGTTTCTCTGCAGGACTTTCAGGCTGACGGCAGCACAG AACAATTAAGTAGAAGACAAGAG GACACTAGAGTGGCAAACCCAGCACTGGGAGTCGGTCAGGAGGAGCGTTTCTTTAACAAACTGGAAGATGATGTAAGTCGTATCGTCCAGAGAGAGAAGAGACGTGAGCAGTTCACCGGCAGCCAAGGACAGGAAGTCAGCACCTCTACAGAGCACGAACCG GACCCACGAGCAGAACAGTTGAAATACGAGCTGGAGAAGAAAGACCAGGAGATCAACAAGCTAAAGAAAACCATCTCACAGTGGGAG GTGAAATATAAAGAGGTGAAAGCAAGAAATGCTCAACTACTTAAGATGCTGCAACAAGGAGAGA TGAAAGATAAAGCAGAAATTCTCCTACAGGTGGAAGAACTTCTGCATATTAAAGAAGAACTGTCATCACAg GTAACACTATTACATGCTGCTCTTGAACAAGAAAGATCTAAAGTTAAAGGGCTCCAATCAGAACAACCAAAACATCAG GGTAACAAGAGGGGGAAAAGAGGCTCTGAGGCAGAATCATAA
- the gkap1 gene encoding G kinase-anchoring protein 1 isoform X3, with protein sequence MASSAMITVPTTASRFALLQIDSDSDSEVSESGKSNAKNVRESSGKPRQGKAGAAAGKAAQGSDKKKDKKKKRKEQQQSEANELRNLAFKKIPQKSCAPPPCMSLSGIANELLNPAIGDHSTNSEGWQQWKQRDEQMTTELYEADLEKALILSKLEYEQQKQCVVILQSNTNTASPKSRGGKESGGKKDKKKNQQSKDKKTVSLQDFQADGSTEQLSRRQEDTRVANPALGVGQEERFFNKLEDDVSRIVQREKRREQFTGSQGQEVSTSTEHEPDPRAEQLKYELEKKDQEINKLKKTISQWEVKYKEVKARNAQLLKMLQQGEMKDKAEILLQVEELLHIKEELSSQVTLLHAALEQERSKVKGLQSEQPKHQGNKRGKRGSEAES encoded by the exons ATGGCATCCTCTGCAATGATCACCGTCCCGACCACCGCCTCCCGGTTCGCCCTGCTTCAAATCGACTCGGATTCGGATTCCGAGGTGTCCGAGTCGGGGAAGTCGAACGCTAAAAACGTACGGGAGTCCTCTGGAAAGCCCCGGCAAGGTAAAGCAGGAGCAGCCGCAGGTAAGGCTGCTCAGGGCAGTGACAAgaagaaagacaagaaaaagaagagaaaggagcagcagcagagtgagGCAAACGAG CTGCGTAATCTGGCCTTCAAAAAGATTCCTCAGAAGTCTTGTGCCCCGCCGCCCTGTATGAGCCTGTCAGGAATAGCCAATGAACTTCTTAACCCGGCGATAGGGGACCACAGCACAAATTCAGAGGGGTGGCAGCAGTGGAAACAGAGAGATGAACag atGACTACAGAACTGTATGAGGCAGATTTGGAGAAGGCTTTGATCTTGAGTAAACTGGAGtatgaacaacaaaaacag TGTGTTGTCATCCTGcagagcaacacaaacacagcctCACCAAAATCACGAGGGGGAAAAGAGAGCGGAGGGAAGAAGGACAAAAAGAAGAACCAGcaatcaaaagacaaaaagacgGTTTCTCTGCAGGACTTTCAGGCTGACGGCAGCACAG AACAATTAAGTAGAAGACAAGAG GACACTAGAGTGGCAAACCCAGCACTGGGAGTCGGTCAGGAGGAGCGTTTCTTTAACAAACTGGAAGATGATGTAAGTCGTATCGTCCAGAGAGAGAAGAGACGTGAGCAGTTCACCGGCAGCCAAGGACAGGAAGTCAGCACCTCTACAGAGCACGAACCG GACCCACGAGCAGAACAGTTGAAATACGAGCTGGAGAAGAAAGACCAGGAGATCAACAAGCTAAAGAAAACCATCTCACAGTGGGAG GTGAAATATAAAGAGGTGAAAGCAAGAAATGCTCAACTACTTAAGATGCTGCAACAAGGAGAGA TGAAAGATAAAGCAGAAATTCTCCTACAGGTGGAAGAACTTCTGCATATTAAAGAAGAACTGTCATCACAg GTAACACTATTACATGCTGCTCTTGAACAAGAAAGATCTAAAGTTAAAGGGCTCCAATCAGAACAACCAAAACATCAG GGTAACAAGAGGGGGAAAAGAGGCTCTGAGGCAGAATCATAA